A genomic region of Desulfocurvus vexinensis DSM 17965 contains the following coding sequences:
- a CDS encoding NAD-dependent epimerase/dehydratase family protein codes for MSRCVLTGASGFIGSHLLALFAPDDEVVCAGRRPPDAARCPARVTHVPLDFTGPWDPARLPARADTVVHLAQSEHYRDFPARSREIFATNVDSTARLLDYARSAGATRFVLASSGGIYGSGGRAFTEDDVIRPAGELGFYLGTKFCSEILAESYHGLFHVVVARFFFVYGPGQRPWALVPRLVRSVAEGLPVVLDGERGIRINPLYVADAARALAGCLALDASHKLNLAGPQALHIRDMAEAMGRRLGREPVFERRDSGRAGDIVGDTRAMARVLGPPRVAFDEGLGLYLDSLG; via the coding sequence ATGAGCCGTTGCGTACTCACCGGGGCCTCGGGCTTCATCGGCTCGCACCTGCTGGCGCTGTTCGCCCCGGACGACGAGGTGGTCTGCGCCGGGCGCAGGCCGCCGGACGCCGCGCGCTGCCCGGCGCGGGTCACGCACGTGCCCCTGGATTTCACCGGCCCGTGGGACCCCGCGCGCCTGCCCGCCCGGGCGGACACGGTGGTCCACCTGGCCCAGAGCGAGCATTACCGCGACTTTCCGGCCCGCTCGCGCGAGATTTTCGCCACCAATGTGGACAGCACGGCCCGGCTGCTGGACTACGCGCGCAGCGCCGGGGCGACCCGCTTCGTGCTGGCCTCGTCGGGCGGCATCTACGGCAGCGGGGGCCGGGCCTTTACCGAGGACGACGTGATCCGCCCCGCCGGGGAGCTGGGCTTCTACCTGGGCACCAAGTTCTGCTCGGAGATCCTGGCCGAGAGCTACCACGGGCTCTTCCATGTCGTGGTGGCGCGGTTCTTCTTCGTCTACGGGCCGGGGCAGCGGCCCTGGGCGCTGGTGCCGCGCCTGGTGCGCTCGGTGGCCGAGGGGTTGCCCGTGGTGCTGGACGGCGAGCGCGGCATCCGCATCAATCCGCTCTATGTTGCCGACGCGGCCCGGGCTCTGGCGGGTTGCCTGGCCCTGGACGCCAGCCACAAGCTCAACCTCGCCGGACCGCAGGCGCTGCACATCCGCGACATGGCCGAGGCCATGGGCCGCAGGCTGGGGCGCGAGCCCGTGTTCGAGCGGCGCGACAGTGGCCGCGCGGGCGACATCGTGGGCGACACCCGGGCCATGGCCCGGGTGCTCGGCCCGCCGCGCGTGGCCTTCGACGAGGGGCTCGGGCTGTACCTGGATTCCCTGGGCTAG
- a CDS encoding class I SAM-dependent methyltransferase, whose amino-acid sequence MTDQRRTDREAELAARNQTRDCFAHKWSRRESYGSKAVCDFLADWMFSKYCGGDPGLLDAWLGGGGRRILEAGCGVGEVALRFFGEHLHRNTYVGLDLTGAVAGARDAFRERGVPGLFLQGDLLDMPLAEASFDLVFSEGVLHHTLDTAAGVRALARMLRPGGRLLFYIYRRKGPVREFTDDLVRERLAGMTDEQAWEALRPLTELGRALGELRCQVTVPDVPLLEIPAGTYDVQRLIYWHVLKCFYRADWSFEEMNHVNFDWFRPALARRHTAQEAREMCAAAGLDVEWLHEEEAGITVRAVRPGGCGGGGAP is encoded by the coding sequence GTGACCGACCAACGCCGCACGGACCGGGAGGCGGAGCTTGCCGCCCGCAACCAGACCAGGGACTGCTTCGCCCACAAATGGAGCCGCCGGGAGAGCTACGGCTCCAAGGCCGTGTGCGATTTTCTCGCCGACTGGATGTTTTCCAAGTACTGCGGGGGCGACCCCGGGCTGCTGGACGCCTGGCTGGGCGGCGGCGGGCGGCGCATCCTGGAGGCCGGGTGCGGCGTGGGCGAGGTGGCGCTGCGCTTTTTCGGCGAGCATCTGCACCGCAACACCTACGTGGGGCTGGACCTGACCGGCGCCGTGGCCGGGGCGCGCGACGCCTTCCGCGAGCGGGGCGTGCCCGGGCTGTTCCTGCAGGGCGACCTGCTGGACATGCCCCTGGCCGAGGCCAGCTTCGACCTGGTGTTCAGCGAGGGCGTGCTGCACCATACCCTGGACACCGCCGCCGGGGTGCGCGCCCTGGCCCGGATGCTGCGCCCGGGCGGGCGGCTTTTGTTCTACATCTACCGCCGCAAGGGCCCGGTGCGCGAGTTCACCGATGACCTGGTGCGCGAGCGGCTGGCGGGCATGACCGACGAACAGGCCTGGGAGGCCCTGCGGCCCCTGACGGAGCTGGGCCGCGCCCTGGGCGAGCTGCGCTGCCAGGTCACGGTGCCCGACGTGCCCCTGCTGGAGATCCCCGCTGGCACCTACGACGTGCAGCGCCTGATCTACTGGCATGTGCTCAAGTGCTTCTACCGCGCGGACTGGAGCTTCGAGGAGATGAACCACGTGAATTTCGACTGGTTCCGGCCCGCCCTGGCCCGGCGCCACACGGCCCAGGAGGCGCGCGAGATGTGCGCCGCCGCCGGGCTGGACGTGGAATGGCTGCACGAGGAGGAGGCCGGGATCACCGTGCGCGCCGTGCGCCCCGGGGGCTGCGGGGGCGGGGGGGCGCCATGA